The genomic DNA AACCCGGCCCATGTTCTTACCATGGTCGCGTTTTTTAGCTGAGGTACTACCTGACATCCTGCATTTCTTAAGTTTTCTATTCCCTGGATTGATACGGTCTTATCATAGCCCACATCTTCCCTTGTGCTTCCAAGCACAATATTTTTACTTGCTTTCTGCATCATGTAGACATCTCTTGCTACAAGAGAGCGTCTGAACAGCTCTGGAAGGGGATCAGTAAGGACGATCTGCCCCCTTATAGGAATAACGGGGATTCGTAATCCCACCATTTCGCCAATGTTCCTTGACCATGCACCAGCAGCATTGATTACAATCTTTGTATTTATCTTTTCTTTTTGTCTTCTTTTTTTAACAACAACTCCCTCAATCCTTTTCTTTTTTAATATAATCTGTTTAACCTCAGTATCTATCATTATCTCAGCTCCAAGACCCATTGCTCCTAGATAAAAGGCATGGGTTAGGTCAATCGTGCTTAGCTGATTATCACTCGAAAAATAAAGGGAACCGAGGAGGTCTTTGGACAGAGCTGGCTCCATTTTCAAGGTTTCTTCCTTGGTAAGAAATTCTACCTGAAGTCCTCTTTTTAACTGCCATTCCATCAATCTTTTGCTTTCTTCCATTGCCTCTTCATCCTCAATAAGATGAAGGAGGCCTGATGGGTCAAACTTGATATCCCATTCCAGTTCCCTGCAAAGAGCAGGAAACATCTTGTTGCTCTCGATACAGAGGTCAAGAAATATACCTGGTCCTTTAGACTCACTCTGGGGCCATAGGCCTCCTGCTGCAGCACAGGAAGCCTCAGAAGCAATCTGTCTTCTCTCAAGAATAAGAGGTTTTATCCCCTTTTTGGCAAGATAATAGGCAATGGAACAACCGATAACCCCACCGCCAATGATAACAACATCTCTTGTATTATGATACATCTCTCTATCTATCCTCTTCTTCAGTAAGCCTTGCAGAAAATTTTATCGGCCGAATAGGAGGCCTGGAGGTATGGGGCTTGATATTCTTCATCGGTTTCCCTGTCTCCTCAGATAGGATCTTAGCTACCCACTGCAGGCAGCTCTTTCCCTGGCAAAGACCCATACCAACTCGTGTCCATCTCTTAATAGCATTTACTGTGTTTGCCCCTCTGCGAATGGCTTTGATAACCTCTTCCTTTGTTACCTCTTCACAGCGGCATATAATGACTTCATTATCAATCATAAAATCCTAAACCCCCTTACCTCCATAGCAAGGCCCTTAGGAACGGCCAGTGTTATTACAGGCGTTCTATCATATTTTTTTGGATTCAAAATTCTTACAATCCTTCCCTTTCCAACAGGGGTTCCTCGACGATTTAAAATTTCTACCCTATCCCCCTTTTTGGGAAGGGGTAAAAATTCATAAGGGATGCTTACCAATTCCTCTTTATCGCTGTACGTCTCATCCACCAAAAATATAGCAAGACCAGGACAGATGGGGATACAGGAACCGCATCCCGTGCATCTCCCCTCAATTAATACAGGGAGGTCATTAATAGAAGGAGTAATTTTAATGGCTCTATTTGGACATGCAAGAACGCATGGGTCACATGGAATTTCTTGAATGCACTCAATAACGGCCACGGGCCCCTTTCTCAACCTTTTTTGGGAAGGAACCCCAGGGCTTTTTTCTAATTCTTCTGATTCAATAACTCCATCCTTTTCTAACGGCATAATTACTTCCTCCTAAGAAGCAGCCTCTCCTTCGCTTTTTTAGAGGCTTCTCCAAATGGTCCCTTTCTTAATTCATGTAATCTCTTTAAAATCTCTTTTTTTCTCTTCAAAGCTTCTCTATCTTCAATATATCCAAGGGAATGAGCAATGGCAACTCCAGCAAGCCTTCCCTCTTCTATGGCAACGCTTGCCTCTTCAATCCCTGCACTATCTCCAGCTGTATATATCCCCTCTATTGAAGTCTCCATATACTGATCATGTTTTGGGATATATCCCCCCAATTCCTCTAAATATTCGA from Nitrospinota bacterium includes the following:
- the thiO gene encoding glycine oxidase ThiO gives rise to the protein MYHNTRDVVIIGGGVIGCSIAYYLAKKGIKPLILERRQIASEASCAAAGGLWPQSESKGPGIFLDLCIESNKMFPALCRELEWDIKFDPSGLLHLIEDEEAMEESKRLMEWQLKRGLQVEFLTKEETLKMEPALSKDLLGSLYFSSDNQLSTIDLTHAFYLGAMGLGAEIMIDTEVKQIILKKKRIEGVVVKKRRQKEKINTKIVINAAGAWSRNIGEMVGLRIPVIPIRGQIVLTDPLPELFRRSLVARDVYMMQKASKNIVLGSTREDVGYDKTVSIQGIENLRNAGCQVVPQLKNATMVRTWAGLRPYTPDEVPILGKVEEVEGFIMASGHFRNGILLAPITGKLIAELIVDGKTFFPIENTRLSRFPDYLIKKKRVLTPVS
- a CDS encoding (2Fe-2S)-binding protein, with the protein product MIDNEVIICRCEEVTKEEVIKAIRRGANTVNAIKRWTRVGMGLCQGKSCLQWVAKILSEETGKPMKNIKPHTSRPPIRPIKFSARLTEEEDR
- a CDS encoding 4Fe-4S binding protein: MPLEKDGVIESEELEKSPGVPSQKRLRKGPVAVIECIQEIPCDPCVLACPNRAIKITPSINDLPVLIEGRCTGCGSCIPICPGLAIFLVDETYSDKEELVSIPYEFLPLPKKGDRVEILNRRGTPVGKGRIVRILNPKKYDRTPVITLAVPKGLAMEVRGFRIL